From Desulfobulbaceae bacterium:
TTTTACCATTCATCCATATCTCTCAAATTATTCCATTCTGATACGCATATTCCACTTAGTCATTCCAGAATGGCTCCTAGCAGCCCATGCTGTATCGATTGCCTTCGGCAGTCTTGCGATGATTCCCCTTTATGGACTCTTTCGTCAATTTTTTCGGCATGATGAAAGTTTGGCGACCACAACTGCCCTTGCCTTCCTGCCGACGTGGGTATTCAATAGTATTGATATCGTACGCGATCCAGTATCCTGGTTTTTCTCTCTGTATGGTCTATACTGGTTGATTAAAGGGCTAAAAAATAATAAAAAATACCTCTTACCAATCTCCTGCCTGGCGTTTCTCTTCGCTGCTTGGGCTAGAATTGAGGCTCTCATTTATCCTACAGCATGTCTCATGCTTCCAGTTTTTTTCCAGCGCTATCGAAAAAACTTCTTTTGGTTTTATCTACCCATACTTGCTGGTCTAGCGATTCTGTTCCTACTACCGGTAATCGATAAAGATTTATTGTTGAAAGTTTCAAGAGTAGACTCTTTTATAAACACAATTATAAAAATAATTACCTCAGGCCTACCTCAATACACCGAAATCAGAAAAGCGATACCCTCCATAATCTCACCAGATCAAGGAAAATTGATTTTTTCTTTTCTTGCTGAAGCTCGCTCCTTTATCTGGCTTATTGCCTTAGGTGTAGTTGGAAATCGACTTTTCGAGGCTTTTTCCTACCCATACACCCTAATTGCCCTCTTCGGTATCACAATTTTCATTCGCAACAGCAAAGACCGCGCCCTTTCAATTTTTCTTATTCTGCTACCTTTCGCAGCGCTTACAGCGCTCTACATAAGAACCTTTCAAGTCTGGGTTATCGAATATAGATATATGATGCTGGTTATTCTTCCTGGATCACTTTGTTTCTGTGCAGGAATCAGTTCCCTTTCAACCAAGATAGAAAAACGATTCGGCTGTTCCCGACTAATAGCGCTAACAAGTTTAACATTACTACTCGTTCTCTCCACACTACCCAAAAACTTGCATCCCCGCGGAGATTCAGAGTCTGTTCTCAAGGAAATCGGACAATTTTTAGATTCCCACCATCCACCTGGGAACGAAATTACTATTGCAGCTTCGGGCCATACACTCCGCGTGGTTCACTTATACGCCAACCAATATCGGGATGAGTCGTACTTTTACAATGAAAAAAAATTGTTATATCCTGTAAACCTCAACAGATCAGATTCCTCACCTGATGAGTTATTACACAGGTTGCATAAAAATAATATTAACTATTTGCTGTGGGAGAAAAACAATATTCCGAAAAACTATTCACCAAAATTGGAAGGAAAAGTAACCCCAGAAGGATTTAAGGAAATTGGACGGTGGAAACACCACCAAGCCGGAAACATCATTGTGTACCAGGTCAGCAACAGTAAAGATTAACAGATGCAACAAGCTGATTATTCACATCTTTTACAACATTATCAAGTAACAATTCATCCAAACATCGGCTAAATTCACTGTCAGCACACCCTTTTTCCCGACAGGGAACGCAGTGAAGAGAATTATTTTTTACCACTACATGTGCGGGTCCCCGTGGCCCCCAAGACGAGGACGAAGAGGGCCCAAAAATACCTACAGTTGGCGTACCCACAGCAGCGGCCATGTGCAAACCTGCGCTGTCCACACCAACAAACAGCCGACTCTCTTTAAGGATAGCAGCATATAGGGAAAGGCTGGTCTTACCCGCAAGATTGTGACACCCATCCCCACACGCCTCAACTATCGTTGCAGCACGTTGTTGCTCCGCACTGTTTCCAACAATCAACACAACTACCTTCCATTTCTTCACAAGCCAACGAATAAGCCCAATATATTTCTCTGTGCCCCACTCTTTATAGCGCCACAAGGAGAAAGGCTGCAAGACTACAATACCATTGCTGCCAATAGAAAACGCTGCCAATAATTGTTTAGCCTCTGCTTGCCTGCTTAACGATACCTCAATTTTTGGATTGCGATGACTGGCGCATACCCCATAGGCCTCCAACAGAACGAGAAGATAGTCCGCTACATAAAGTTCTGACGTATATTCAAAACTGAGCAGATCCGTAAAAAGCGCGTTTCGCCACCATGTCTCATTTTCAGCAAAAAAACCAATACGACGAGATGCACCGGAAATTTTCGCCATAATGGCCCCCCTGGTCCCTGTTCGCAAATCAATCACAAGATCAAAAGAGAACCGGCGTAAGGCCAAAACAAAATCTATCTGAGAAATAGGCTCACCAAAGAGCGCTAATTTTCCTTTGCGCACCTCGATCACATCATCAAGCCACGAACTATCAACCAACAACTCCGCAGCCTTTTCCCTCACCGCCACCACGAGTCTGGCATTAGGAAAAGTGTCACGCAAGGCGCGAATACATGGAGTCGACAAAACCACATCACCAATATCGCCAAGTTGAATAAGGAGGATTCGTCGAGGATTCCCTAACGGCGCACCATGCCCCTTGACAAAATTTGGTTGCCTCCTCAAGGACACCCTCTCAAATTCCAATAAAGCAGTTTGAGATAAAGACCAAGCCTCTCACGACACTCTGCAACACACCCAAAAGTTACAATCGTACCCACCATGTTCATTAGTA
This genomic window contains:
- a CDS encoding glycosyltransferase family 9 protein yields the protein MEFERVSLRRQPNFVKGHGAPLGNPRRILLIQLGDIGDVVLSTPCIRALRDTFPNARLVVAVREKAAELLVDSSWLDDVIEVRKGKLALFGEPISQIDFVLALRRFSFDLVIDLRTGTRGAIMAKISGASRRIGFFAENETWWRNALFTDLLSFEYTSELYVADYLLVLLEAYGVCASHRNPKIEVSLSRQAEAKQLLAAFSIGSNGIVVLQPFSLWRYKEWGTEKYIGLIRWLVKKWKVVVLIVGNSAEQQRAATIVEACGDGCHNLAGKTSLSLYAAILKESRLFVGVDSAGLHMAAAVGTPTVGIFGPSSSSSWGPRGPAHVVVKNNSLHCVPCREKGCADSEFSRCLDELLLDNVVKDVNNQLVASVNLYCC